A single Epinephelus lanceolatus isolate andai-2023 chromosome 22, ASM4190304v1, whole genome shotgun sequence DNA region contains:
- the LOC117245895 gene encoding uncharacterized protein LOC117245895 — protein MPSMKHDPVTSAVYLARDIPAKLVQTILTSDSVPMAVVRRVIGLGVGGLIAAVVWYKWRRAKADLQRKITSLQNELRMKTEEQENIAQNSGMPSMKHDPVTSAAYLADDIPAKMGQSISTSDCALTAAICGVVGRGFDVITVVVWYKCRCAATSADDIPAKMRQNIFTSDCVPMAVVCGVTGLGVGGLTAAVIWYKWRRAKADLRRKTSHESETQRMKIEEQKNSAQVVSSLQGLIRDLEAKRDQVKEEQKNIAQVVSSLQEQIRDLEAKRDQVKEEQKNSVQVVSSLQEQIRDLEAQRDQAKEEQENIAQVMSSLQGLVRDLEAQKHQVKEELQRVEAEREENKRQLQSVEAEITEREKLFDKPEGLLREKEKLLQDQWKLDETKRNLERQILNIEKVLEPVEIQVSRMNRKRDV, from the exons ATGCCTTCAATGAAACATGATCCTGTGACAA GTGCTGTGTACTTAGCACGTGATATTCCAGCCAAATTGGTTCAAACCATTTTAACCTCTGACAGTGTTCCCATGGCTGTGGTTCGTCGCGTCATTGGACTGGGCGTTGGTGGTTTGATAGCCGCTGTCGTCTGGTATAAATGGAGAC GTGCCAAAGCTGATTTGCAGAGGAAAATTACATCTCTTCAAAATGAATTAAGGATGAAGACTGAAGAACAGGAGAACATTGCACAG AACTCCGGCATGCCTTCAATGAAACATGATCCTGTGACAA GTGCCGCGTACTTAGCAGATGATATTCCAGCTAAAATGGGTCAAAGCATTTCAACCTCTGACTGTGCTCTCACGGCTGCAATTTGTGGTGTGGTTGGACGGGGTTTTGATGTGATAACAGTTGTCGTCTGGTATAAATGTAGAT GTGCTGCGACCTCAGCAGATGATATTCCAGCTAAAATGCGTCAAAACATTTTTACTTCTGACTGTGTTCCCATGGCTGTGGTTTGTGGCGTCACTGGACTGGGTGTTGGTGGTTTGACAGCCGCTGTCATCTGGTATAAATGGAGAC GGGCCAAAGCTGATTTACGGAGGAAAACATCACATGAAAGTGAGACACAAAGGATGAAGatagaagaacagaagaacagtgCACAGGTGGTTTCCAGCCTACAGGGACTGATAAGGGACCTGGAGGCAAAGAGAGATCAAGtcaaagaagaacagaagaacattGCACAGGTGGTTTCCAGCCTACAGGAACAAATAAGGGACCTGGAGGCAAAGAGAGATCAAGtcaaagaagaacagaagaacagtgTACAGGTGGTTTCCAGCCTACAGGAACAAATAAGGGACCTGGAGGCACAGAGAGATCAAGCCAAAGAAGAACAGGAGAACATTGCACAGGTGATGTCCAGCCTACAGGGACTGGTAAGGGACCTGGAGGCACAGAAACATCAAGTCAAAGAAGAACTTCAGAGAGTTGAGGCAGAGAGGGAAGAGAACAAAAGGCAGCTTCAGTCAGTGGAGGCAGAaataacagagagagaaaaactaTTTGACAAACCAGAGGGATTattgagagaaaaagaaaagctacTGCAGGATCAGTGGAAACTGGATGAGACAAAGAGGAACTTGGAGAGACAGATACTGAACATAGAGAAAGTGCTGGAGCCAGTGGAGATACAGGTCAGTAGAAtgaacagaaagagagatgtCTAG